In Tautonia marina, the DNA window CAATCGGATCAAACGAGGCCATCGGGGAGCATCTCCACGGCGCATTTCATCCAGGGCCGGAACGCCTGTTCGGCCCGAATCCGCGATAAGGCAAGCGTATGCGCCAACCGCGCCGAATTCAACGGCCGGCCCGCGCGCCTCGGGGTTCGCCCGGCTTGGCAGACGGCGATCGACCGCAATAATGGAATCGAACGCGGTCCACGATCGGCCCGAATTCGAGACTCGGGAGGCCCTTCCCCCCTCATGTGCGGTATCGCCGGCTTCCTCAACCGCGACGGCGAAGCCGCCGATCGCTCTCTCGTCGATCGCATGACCGCGCCGATCACCCACCGCGGGCCGGACGGCTCCGGAGCGTTCGTCGAGGGGCCGGTCGCCCTCGGACACCGCCGTCTGGCCATCATCGACCCGAGCCTCGGCGCCCAGCCGATGAGCAACGAAGACGGCACCGTCTGGGTGACGTACAACGGCGAGCTGTACAACGAGCCAAGCCTTCGCCGACGGCTCGAAGCCCTCGGCCACCGCTACCGGACCCAATGCGACACCGAGAGCCTCGTCCACCTGTACGAGGAAGAGGGTCCCGACTTCGTCCGGCAACTGAATGGCATGTTCGCCCTGGCCCTCTGGGATACGAAGCGACGGCGCTTGATCCTCGCCCGCGACCGCATGGGCCAGAAGCCCCTCTTCTACGCCGAAACCAGTCGCGGCGGCCTCGTCTTCGGCTCCGAGCCGAAGGCCCTGCTCGTCCATCCCGACGTGCCCAGGAGGCTCGACCCCGACGGCCTGGCCCGCTATCTCTCGTACGAATACGTCCCCGCGCCCGGCTCGATCTGGCAAGGGATGAAGAAGCTCCCGGCGGGTCACCTGCTCGAATGGTCGCTCGATGCTCCCCGGACAGCGGTCCCTCGACGCTACTGGGCCGCCCCCCTGCCCGTTGCCGAGGCCGACGCCCTGCCCTTCGACGAGGCGAGCCGCCGGTTCTGGACCCTCTTTCGAGAGGCGGTCGCGCGGCATCGGCGGTCGGATGTGCCGCTCGGGGTCTTCCTCTCAGGAGGGATCGACTCCTCCAGCGTCGCCGCGGCCGTGGCCGAACTGCAACCGGCCGCCTCGATCCGGACCTTCTCGATCGGCTTCGACGACCCAACCTTTGACGAGAGTGATCACGCCCGAGCCGTCGCCCGGCACCTGGGGACCGATCACCACGAGCGCACGTTCGCCGTCTCCGATGTCCTCGACCTCTTGCCCGAGGTCGCCGGCTGGCTCGACGAACCGTTCGGCGATGCCTCGATTTTGCCAACCCACCTGCTCAGCCGGTTCGCCCGATCGGAGGTGACCGTCTGCCTCGGCGGCGACGGTTCCGACGAGTTGCTCGCCGGCTATCCGACCTTCACGGCCGAACAGCTCGCCCGATCGTTCCGACGCGTGCCGGGGCCGTTGCGGTCGCTGATCGCCACGGCGGTCGGTCGCCTGCCCGTCGATCACGGCAACATCAGCCTCGACTTCAAGCTCAAGCAATTCTTGCGGGGGGCCTCCGAGCCGGGACCGCTGGCCCACCTGCGCTGGATCGGATCATTCAGCGGATCGGAGCTGCGCGACGTGCTCGTCGATCCGCCTGCAATCGACGTCGAGGCCGAGCATCTGGCCCGAGCCGCCGCCCTTGTCCCCCAGGCCGACCCGCTGACCCAATCACTCCGCCTCTATCAAGACACCTATTTGCCCGAGGACATTCTTACCAAGGTCGATCGCGCGAGCATGGCCACCAGCTTGGAAGTCCGCGCCCCGTTTCTGGATGCCGAGCTGGTCGACTTCGTCCAGGCGTTGCCGGCATGCCACAAGTACGCCCGAGGGACGGGCAAGCGATTGCTCAAGACCGCCGTGGCGGATAGGCTACCGGCGTCGATCGTGAAGCGCCCGAAGAAAGGCTTCGGCATTCCGGTGGCCCGCTGGCTCAACGGCCCGCTCGCGGGATTGCTCGATGATCGACTCGCCCCCGATCGCCTGCGGCGTCAGGGGCTCTTGAAGCCCGAGGTGGTCGGCCGCTTGGTGGCCGAACATCGGGCCGGGGTCCGCGATCATCGCAAACCGCTCTGGACCCTCGTGTCGTTGCAGCTTTGGATTGATCACTGGCTGGGCGGCTCCTGAGTCTTCCCCATCGCAACCCGGTTCGGGGATCGTCGCGCACAAGGAGGTCGGGGGTTGAGGATCCTCGTCGTCTCGGACATTCACGCCAACTGGGCGGCCCTGTCGGCCATTAACGAGCCACACGACCTGTGCCTCTGTCTGGGCGATCTGGTCGATTACGGCCCTGATCCCCTCCCTTGCGTGCAATGGGCCATGACGCACGCCCACTACGCCGTCCGGGGGAACCACGACCACGGCGTCGCCCAGGGAATCGACGTCGGCGGCGACCACGGCTACCGCTACCTGACCAGCGTCACCCGACAGCAGCACTGGCAGGCCCTCGGTCCCGCCGAGCGTCGATATCTGCTCCAGCTTCCCTTGACCCGGCGTCTGACACTCGGCGGCAAGCATTTTCTCCTCGTTCACGGCACGCCGCGCGACCCGCTCGACGAGTATCTGATGAACGATCCGGCGACCTGGAAGCGCCGCCTGGCCGGCATCGAGGCCGACATTGTCTGCGTCGGCCACACGCACATGCAGTTCAACCTCCGAGCCGGCGACACGATCGTGCTGAACCCCGGCAGCCTCGGCCAGCCGAGAGACGGCGACCCGAGAGCCGCCTACGCGATCATCGAGGACGGCAAGATTCACCTCAAACGGATTGACTACCCAATCGAGGAGACGATCGCCCGCACCCTGGCCTCAGACCTCCCCGAGCGCGCCAAGCACCTCTATTGCGAAGGGCTTCGCCTGGGACGCCTCCCCCAGTCGGCCCCCTTGCCTCAGGGGGGGACGGTATGAGCGAAGGCGAAGGGGACGGCGACGGTCCCGAAGGCCGGCCGGGGCCTCCCCACGTCGGCCGGCCCCACCTGATCCTCTTCGCCCTCATTTATGCGCTGCAAGGGGTCGTTTTTGCTTACGTCATCAACTTCAACCAGCTTTACATGAAGGCCGCCGGGCTGGGCGAAACGACGATCAATGACGTGCAGACGTTTGCCATCATCCTCCCCTTTGCCCTGAAGTTCCTCTTTGGGCCGATTTCCGACCGCTTCAACCCGCTGGGCCTGGGGCATCGTCGGCCGTTCATCGGGCTCGGGATCGGGATGCAGAGCCTCGGCTTGATCGGCCTGGCCCTGATCAATCCGGGGCAGCATGTCGGCGGATTTGCGACGGTGGCGCTGATCACCGTCCTCGGCCTGGCGATCTACGACACCTGCTGCGACGGCCTGATCGTTGATGTCACGCCCGAGGCCGATCGCCCTCGCGTGCAGTCGATCGTGATGGTTGCGCGGTTCGTCGCGGCAACCGTTCTGACCTTCGCCTTCGGCCATTTCCTCGCCGAGACCGGCATCGGCCCCGGCAAGAGCGGCTGGATTCTTTACACCTGCGCCGCGTTAGGGCTTCCTCCCCTGGCATTGACCCTCGTCATCCGGGAACGCCGCGAGGGCCATCCCGCCGATCAGTTCGACTGGCACGCCTTGAAGGTTCTCATCCGCCCTCGGGGGCTGGCCCTCATCGCCTTCGGCCTGCTCTACGCTCTGCCCGGCTGGGGGGTCGAGATCAACTTGCCCCTCTTTTACGCATCGAGCGGCTTTGACGAGTCGGCCGTCGGCCTCTGCGGCGCGGCGCGGCTCTCGGGACGAGCGGTCGGGGCCATCCTGCTCCCCCTGGCAACGCCGATTCTCGGCCGCACGGGGACGATTGTTCTCGGCGTCGTCGGCCTGATCGGCTCGACGATGGCCCACGCCGTCATCACCACCGGAGACGTGGCCACCGCCGCCGCTCTGGGCTTCCTGTTCGGCGTGGCGAACGGCTGGAATGACGTCCTCTTTGCCACCCTGGCGATGGGTGCGGCTGATCCGAGGCTCGCAGCCTCGACCTTTGCGCTCTTCATGGCCGTGACGAATTTGAATATTCTCGGCGGATCGCTCTTCGGCCGAGGGTTGGTGGCACTCGGCGGGAGCTATCCGCCCTTGTTTCTTCTGGCCGGGCTGATGATGGTCCCGGCCTTGCTCCTGGTCGGCCCGCTCGCCCGACTGGCGCCGCGGGCCTCCGATGCGAAGGATCGCCCCGATGAGTTCCTTGCCTGACGTCTTCGTCTGGATCGGCGCAGTGTTGGCCGTGCTGGCCTTCCTGGCCCTCTGCCCGTTGCTCATCCTGATGGTCGTCGCGGCGGTCTACCCCGACGCGATCCAGTCGGCCGTTCGGTTCGTGCTGACGCCCGTCTATCGGCTCCGGATCATTGGTCTGGAGCACCTGCCAAAAACCGGGCCGGTCCTGGTCATCGCCAATCACGTTTCCTGGATCGACGGGTTCCTTCTCGCTGGATCCGTCCCTCGACGAGGCCGGGCCCTGGTCTTCGCCCCGTACCTGAAGATCCCGATTGTCGGCCCATTGGCAAAACGATCCGGCATGATTCCCGTCCCCGATCGCGGCCCGAAGGCCCAGCGGGCCATGCTCCGGGCCGCCTTCGAGGTCCTCGACAACGGCGAGGTCCTCGGCATGTTTCCCGAAGGCCAGATCTCCAGAACCGGCGTCATGGGCACGCTCTACCGAGGGGTGGAGGTCATCGCCAACGGCCGAGAAAACGCCGTCATCATTCCGGTCTATCTCGATAATCTCTGGGGAAGCATCTTCAGCTTTTCCGGCGGCCGGTTCTTCCGCAAATGGCCAAGGGGATTGCGCCGAACCCTCATCATCTCCTTCGGCCCGCCGATCGAACGCCCCCTGACCGTCTTCCAGGCCCGGCAGGCGATCATCGAAGCGGGCGTCCGGGCCTTCGAGCTCCGCCCGGAACGGGACAAGACCCTCCTTCCCGAAACCATCGACCTGAGCTTGCCGCACCTCACGCACCCCGAGTTCGGCCTCCTGACCGCCTCGGCCCCGAACTTCGAGCGCGGCATGATCCGCCAGACCGGCCACAAAGACGGCTCGGTCGGCCAGCCCGTGCCCGGCGTCGCCCTCCGCGTGGTCGATGCCGACGGCCAACCACTCCCTCCCGACACCGAAGGCCAGCTCCAGGTCCTCCGCGCCGGTGATCCCAACTGGCACGACCTGGGGCTGACGGCCCGGATCGAACGCGACGGCTTCGTCTTCCTCACTCAGCCTCCTGCGTCCCCAGAGGTCCCCTCTCAGCAAGCACCGACAGCCCGACCCTGACCATTCTCCGGACCGACGGAGCGATCGCTCGTGGCCCGCCTCAGCGTCCCGTCGGGCATGCCCCTCCGCCTCACAACCCGCCGTGGAAACAGTCTCGAATCGTCGGCAAGTACTTCTCGGCCGATGCGGTGTTGACCAGGACCACGCGATCCCCTTGCCCCACGATCCGACGATCGGCCAGTTCCTCCAGCACCGCCAGTGTCGCCGCCCCTTCGGGCGACCAGGCAAACCAACGATCGTCCCACTCCTCCTGGATCACTCGGCGAATCCGATCATCATCCACCGCGATCGCGCATCCCCCCGTCGCCCGGATGATCCGCAAGACGTTAATATGTCCCACATTCTTCGCCACATTGAGCCCGGTGGCGATCGTCTGCCCCGCCGGTTCGGGGGTAATGTCCTCGTCCCCCCGATCAAACGCACGGACCAACGGCGTCGTGGCCGATGACTGCACGCAGACGAACCTCGGCCGCTCCGAGCCGATCAACCCCAGCGCCTCCAGCTCGTCGAATCCCTTGGCCATGCCGACCACGCCCGTCCCTCCTCCGGTCGGATAGACGATGACATCGGGCACCTGCCACCGCCGGTCGGCCAGGCGATTCCCTTGCGGTTCAGCCATCTCCAGCCCGAGCGTCTTCTTCCCCTCGGTCCGCCAGCCGGGCTCCTGGAACGTCGCCACGCTGAAATACCCCTGCGGCACGTAATGATCTCGCACCCGAGCCGCGCAATCGACAATCGTCCCCGGCACCAGTTCCAGCTTCACCCGATCCGGATGCAAGGCCGCCAGGGCCGCCACGTTTCCAAGCACCGGCCGATCCGTGTCGGGCGACATCACCACCACCGCCTCAATCTCCGCCGCGACCGCATACCGCGCCAGCGCGTCGCCCGCATTTCCTTGCGTCGGCACCGCCAGCCGCTCCAACCCCAGCGCCCGGGCCATCGAGACAGTCATCGCCATCCCTCGGTCCTTGAACGACAGGGTCGGATTGGCGCCAAACCCGGCG includes these proteins:
- the asnB gene encoding asparagine synthase (glutamine-hydrolyzing) yields the protein MCGIAGFLNRDGEAADRSLVDRMTAPITHRGPDGSGAFVEGPVALGHRRLAIIDPSLGAQPMSNEDGTVWVTYNGELYNEPSLRRRLEALGHRYRTQCDTESLVHLYEEEGPDFVRQLNGMFALALWDTKRRRLILARDRMGQKPLFYAETSRGGLVFGSEPKALLVHPDVPRRLDPDGLARYLSYEYVPAPGSIWQGMKKLPAGHLLEWSLDAPRTAVPRRYWAAPLPVAEADALPFDEASRRFWTLFREAVARHRRSDVPLGVFLSGGIDSSSVAAAVAELQPAASIRTFSIGFDDPTFDESDHARAVARHLGTDHHERTFAVSDVLDLLPEVAGWLDEPFGDASILPTHLLSRFARSEVTVCLGGDGSDELLAGYPTFTAEQLARSFRRVPGPLRSLIATAVGRLPVDHGNISLDFKLKQFLRGASEPGPLAHLRWIGSFSGSELRDVLVDPPAIDVEAEHLARAAALVPQADPLTQSLRLYQDTYLPEDILTKVDRASMATSLEVRAPFLDAELVDFVQALPACHKYARGTGKRLLKTAVADRLPASIVKRPKKGFGIPVARWLNGPLAGLLDDRLAPDRLRRQGLLKPEVVGRLVAEHRAGVRDHRKPLWTLVSLQLWIDHWLGGS
- a CDS encoding MFS transporter, encoding MSEGEGDGDGPEGRPGPPHVGRPHLILFALIYALQGVVFAYVINFNQLYMKAAGLGETTINDVQTFAIILPFALKFLFGPISDRFNPLGLGHRRPFIGLGIGMQSLGLIGLALINPGQHVGGFATVALITVLGLAIYDTCCDGLIVDVTPEADRPRVQSIVMVARFVAATVLTFAFGHFLAETGIGPGKSGWILYTCAALGLPPLALTLVIRERREGHPADQFDWHALKVLIRPRGLALIAFGLLYALPGWGVEINLPLFYASSGFDESAVGLCGAARLSGRAVGAILLPLATPILGRTGTIVLGVVGLIGSTMAHAVITTGDVATAAALGFLFGVANGWNDVLFATLAMGAADPRLAASTFALFMAVTNLNILGGSLFGRGLVALGGSYPPLFLLAGLMMVPALLLVGPLARLAPRASDAKDRPDEFLA
- a CDS encoding 1-acyl-sn-glycerol-3-phosphate acyltransferase translates to MSSLPDVFVWIGAVLAVLAFLALCPLLILMVVAAVYPDAIQSAVRFVLTPVYRLRIIGLEHLPKTGPVLVIANHVSWIDGFLLAGSVPRRGRALVFAPYLKIPIVGPLAKRSGMIPVPDRGPKAQRAMLRAAFEVLDNGEVLGMFPEGQISRTGVMGTLYRGVEVIANGRENAVIIPVYLDNLWGSIFSFSGGRFFRKWPRGLRRTLIISFGPPIERPLTVFQARQAIIEAGVRAFELRPERDKTLLPETIDLSLPHLTHPEFGLLTASAPNFERGMIRQTGHKDGSVGQPVPGVALRVVDADGQPLPPDTEGQLQVLRAGDPNWHDLGLTARIERDGFVFLTQPPASPEVPSQQAPTARP
- a CDS encoding metallophosphoesterase family protein encodes the protein MRILVVSDIHANWAALSAINEPHDLCLCLGDLVDYGPDPLPCVQWAMTHAHYAVRGNHDHGVAQGIDVGGDHGYRYLTSVTRQQHWQALGPAERRYLLQLPLTRRLTLGGKHFLLVHGTPRDPLDEYLMNDPATWKRRLAGIEADIVCVGHTHMQFNLRAGDTIVLNPGSLGQPRDGDPRAAYAIIEDGKIHLKRIDYPIEETIARTLASDLPERAKHLYCEGLRLGRLPQSAPLPQGGTV
- a CDS encoding threonine synthase; translated protein: MRYVAHLACTVCGRTYPADRVMNLCEQDGRPVQVVLDLDRLRAEQGPDRFWNPERRDLWRFGGLLPLDVNDPDDRRHVVSLGEGATPSVTYEHPLADRIGCRLEVKDEGKPYAGFGANPTLSFKDRGMAMTVSMARALGLERLAVPTQGNAGDALARYAVAAEIEAVVVMSPDTDRPVLGNVAALAALHPDRVKLELVPGTIVDCAARVRDHYVPQGYFSVATFQEPGWRTEGKKTLGLEMAEPQGNRLADRRWQVPDVIVYPTGGGTGVVGMAKGFDELEALGLIGSERPRFVCVQSSATTPLVRAFDRGDEDITPEPAGQTIATGLNVAKNVGHINVLRIIRATGGCAIAVDDDRIRRVIQEEWDDRWFAWSPEGAATLAVLEELADRRIVGQGDRVVLVNTASAEKYLPTIRDCFHGGL